The following are from one region of the Capsicum annuum cultivar UCD-10X-F1 chromosome 1, UCD10Xv1.1, whole genome shotgun sequence genome:
- the LOC107850429 gene encoding cyclin-dependent kinase F-4-like: protein MERYKIIKEVGNGTFGSVWRALNKQTGEVVAIKKMKKKYYSWEECINLREVKSLRKMSHPNIVKLKEVIRENDILYFVFEYMECNLYHLMKDRPKLFLESEVRNWCFQIFQGLAYMHQRGYFHRDLKPENLLVSKDTIKIADFGLAREINSQPPYTEYVSTRWYRAPEVLLQSPIYGPAVDMWAMGAIMAELLTLRPLFPGSSEADEIYKICSVIGTPSKSEWAHGHELAAAINYQFPQIPGVNLSILLPSASDDAVNLITSLCSWDPLKRPTAAEVLQHRFFQSCFYVPPSLRSKTAVARTPPAAGMKGSSEQKTNRWSSSTLTNPKPRSNFSPVKPQISPGVQRKLQMNNQDATRNDKPSPKGSSIKQPLAKYRPPARNVPVKTRVSDAAEKLGNMTIGSGRTSIKQQPFPQPMKAGGLHGQHDLFMGRSQDILPGRNYSRKVAG from the exons ATGGAAAG GTACAAGATAATTAAGGAAGTTGGTAATGGTACATTTGGGAGTGTGTGGCGAGCTTTGAATAAACAGACTGGTGAAGTG GTTGCAattaagaaaatgaagaagaagtattATTCTTGGGAAGAATGCATCAACTTGAGAGAAGTCAAG TCATTGAGGAAAATGAGCCATCCAAACATCGTTAAGCTCAAGGAAGTGATTAGGGAAAATGACATTTTGTATTTTGTGTTTGAATACATG GAGTGCAACTTATATCACCTTATGAAGGATAGGCCTAAGCTTTTCTTAGAGTCAGAAGTGAGAAATTGGTGCTTCCAAATATTTCAAGGTCTTGCGTACATGCATCAACGTGGATATTTTCATCGCGACCTTAAGCCAG AGAACTTGTTGGTTTCAAAAGATACAATAAAAATTGCTGATTTTGGACTTGCTCGGGAGATCAATTCTCAGCCCCCGTACACGGAATATGTCTCAACACGCTG GTATCGTGCCCCTGAAGTTCTTCTACAATCACCAATATATGGTCCTGCTGTTG ATATGTGGGCAATGGGTGCAATAATGGCTGAGTTATTAACTCTTCGTCCTCTGTTCCCCGGTTCAAG TGAAGCAGATGAGATTTACAAAATATGCAGTGTTATAGGTACTCCATCAAAGAGTGAATGGGCTCATGGGCACGAACTTGCTGCTGCTATTAACTACCAGTTTCCACAG ATCCCTGGAGTAAATCTATCTATATTGCTCCCATCTGCCAGTGATGATGCAGTTAATCTAATCACT TCCCTTTGTTCCTGGGATCCTCTCAAGAGGCCGACAGCAGCTGAGGTTCTTCAGCACCGTTTCTTCCAG AGTTGCTTTTATGTACCTCCATCATTACGCTCTAAGACTGCTGTTGCTAGGACGCCTCCAGCTG CTGGAATGAAGGGTTCCTCCGAGCAAAAAACCAACAGGTGGTCTTCCAGTACTTTAACCAACCCAAAGCCTAGAAGCAACTTCTCTCCTGTCAAGCCGCAAATTAGCCCAG GTGTCCAAAGGAAGTTGCAAATGAATAATCAG GATGCAACTAGGAATGACAAACCATCCCCGAAAGGGTCTTCTATTAAACAACCACTAGCAAAATATCGCCCTCCTGCAAGGAATGTCCCTG TGAAAACTCGCGTCTCTGATGCTGCTGAGAAGCTAGGCAACATGACCATCGGCTCTGGTAGAACATCAATTAAGCAACAGCCATTCCCTCAACCTATGAAGGCCGGAGGGTTACATGGGCAGCATGACCTGTTCATGGGACGATCTCAAGATATTCTTCCCGGAAGAAACTATTCAAGGAAAGTCGCTGGATGA